CTTGAACGGCTTGATGATGGCAGTGACTAGCTTCATGAAACTCTCTCCCGAATTGGTGGACTTGCCCCAGGAAAACAAACCCGACTCAAGTCTAAGCGCAGTGCCTGGCTTTGTAACGCATCGTCGGCCTTACTCAGCCAGACCGACGCCAGCTAACCGCTCCTGACGAAACACCCCCCGCGCAGGCTGCCGCACTGCATTCGTCACAGCGACTGCATCAGTGCATGGGTCACCAGGGTCTAAGCAGAAAGCTTGCCAGCTCGGGAAAATTCAGTGATTTCAGTCCTTTGCCTGGCGCTGGCGGCGAATACCGGAAAACCGGGCCCGGCATACGCACAAAAACAGTGCGTCGGCGCCCGGCCGGATGCGCGAAAAACGTGCAACCCAGGCTCGCCTGGAGCGCTGTTGCTGCGTGATACACTGCGGGCCGACTGCAATTCAGGACTCTCCCATGCTCGCGCCCAAAGACCTTCTCGATGCCCTGAGCGGCCACGCCTCGCGTTTGCTCAGCGGTGACACGCCCCTGCCCCGCAACGAAATCGAAAGCCAACTCAAGGCCCTGCTGCAAAGCGGCTTCAGCAAGCTCGACCTGGTCAGCCGGGAAGAATTCGACAGCCAGATGGTGGTCCTGGCCCGCACCCGCGCGCGCCTGGAAAGCCTCGAAGCCAAAGTGGCGGAACTGGAAGCGCGGCTGAATCCGGCACAAGACTGAGCTGAACCGCCGGTTCGCCGGCAAGCCGGCTCCTGCAGCCCCGTGCGGCAGGCGCCGACTGGCCAACCAAGGCCGCAACGCCGGCGACATATCCTGTGCCCATTCAGGCAGCTCTGCCGCCACCCCCCTCATCTATCCTTGCAGCAGCCCCGCAGGAAGCGGTTCCGCTGTCTCAAGGAAGAACTCCCCATGTCCCTGGCGATCATTCACAGCCGTGCCCAGGTCGGCGTGCAGGCACCGGCGGTCAGCGTTGAAGTGCACCTGGCCAATGGCTTGCCAAGCCTGACCCTGGTGGGCCTGCCGGAAGCTGCAGTCAAGGAAAGCAAGGACCGGGTGCGCAGCGCCATTCTCAACGCCGGGTTCGATTTCCCCGCGCGCCGCATCACCCTCAACCTGGCTCCGGCGGACCTGCCCAAGGATGGCGGGCGCTTCGACCTGGCCATCGCCCTGGGCATCCTCGCCGCCAGCGTGCAAGTACCGGCGCAGGCCCTGGACAACATCGAATGCCTGGGGGAACTGGCGCTGTCCGGAGCAGTAAGGGCGGTGCGCGGCGTACTCCCTGCCGCACTGGCGGCGCGCGACGCCGGACGCACCCTGCTGGTGCCCCGCGCCAATGCCGAAGAAGCCTGCCTGGCCAGTGGCCTGGAGGTGATCGCGGTCGAGCATCTGCTGCAAGCCGTGGCCCATCTCAACGGCCAGGCACCGATAGCGCCTTACATCAGCGACGGCCTGACACAGAGCCACTCCCCCTACCCCGATCTTCGCGAAGTACAGGGCCAGCTCGCCGCCAAGCGCGCCTTGCTGATCGCCGCGGCCGGTGCCCACAACCTGCTGTTCAGCGGCCCGCCAGGCACCGGCAAGACCCTGCTGGCCAGCCGCCTGCCCGGCCTGTTGCCCCCCTTGCAGGAGGACGAGGCCCTGGAAGTGGCGGCGATTCAATCGGTGACCAGCCACACGCCCCTGCGCCACTGGCCCCAGCGGCCGTTTCGTCAGCCTCATCATTCGGCTTCGGGGGCGGCGCTGGTCGGAGGCGGCTCCAAACCCCAACCCGGGGAAATCACCCTGGCCCATCACGGCGTGCTGTTTCTCGATGAGCTACCGGAGTTCGATCGCAAGGTATTGGAGGTCCTGCGCGAGCCCATGGAGTCCGGGCAGATCATCATCTCCCGGGCCCGCGACCGGGTGCAGTTCCCGGCACGCTTCCAACTGGTCGCGGCGATGAACCCCTGCCCCTGCGGATACCTTGGCGAACCCAGCGGACGCTGCCGCTGCACGCCGGAACAGATCCAGCGCTATCGCAACAAGTTGTCCGGCCCGCTGCTCGATCGCATCGACCTGCACCTGACCGTGGCCCGCGAGGCCACCGCCCTCAACCCCAGGCCACAACCGGGCAACGACAGCGCCGAAGCCGCCGCCAGAGTCGCCCGGGCACGCCAGCTGCAAGGCCAGCGCCAGGGCTGTGCCAATGCCTTTCTCGACCTGCCCGGCCTGCGGCGCCATTGCCAGTTATCCACAGCCGACGAGCACTGGCTGGAAGCGGCCTGCGAACGCTTGAACCTGTCGTTGCGCGCCGCTCACCGCCTGCTCAAGGTGGCCAGGACCCTGGCCGACCTGGAGCAGGTGGCAAGCATCAGTCGCGACCATCTGGCAGAGGCGCTGCACTATCGTCCCGGCGCCGATTGAAGGTTCACTCCTTGGACAGATCCACCAGCGGCGTTGGCCGCACCTCGGTCTGACGCCCTTGCTGGATCTGACTGACACGATTCAAGGCGTTGTCCACCGCGACCTTGTCCGCCAACAGGCTGTAGCGGATCTGAAACTCCCGCTGCTCCTTGGGACCAATCGTCGGCACCAGATTCAATGGACGCTGATAACGGCGGTTGTAGGAAAAACTGGTGCCCGGCTCCAACCCGGTCACATAGCCCTGGCCCTGGGTGTCGGTGTTTTTCCACAGCGAGAACACCGGCAACTGTCGGGTATTGAAGCCCAAGGACACCCCGAGGCTGCCCGCCTTGTTGTGCAGCACCGCCAGGGTCTCGCCCTGGGCATCGGCATAAGGCACCACGTTGTACACGGTTTCGTCATAGTCGCGGGTCGGGCCGCGGTAGGTCTGCCAATCGCCCAGATCGGCCTTGGCCTTGTCGTTGAACGGCGACACCTGTTTGACCGGCGCGGCAAATTTTGCCCCCTGTTCAAGGAACGGGGTGCTGAAGTTGCTGTGGTACAGCGCCTGATATTCCTTCGCATAATCGCCGTTGTTGGTCAGGCGATCGTTGAGGGTGAAGCTGGTGCTGCCGGGCTCGGTGACCAGCTCGGTGGCCACGCTGAAGTCGACCTTCTTGAACGCCTGCTCCTTGAGTTCGCCTCGCAGATGAATCGCATAGGGCGGCTGTTCGTCGATGTGCAGGGTGACTTTGCTGGCCGGAATGTTCGCGGCGCGGCCGTGCAGGGTCAGCAATTCGCCGTTGTCCATGCCCGGGTGCCCGACCCACTCGTAACCGCAGCGCGTCACCAGCTCGTTGAAGCCTTCCAGCCAGCCCAGGCCACCGCGGCCATTGAGTTCGATGAAGGCCGGATTGACCACTTCCTTGACCGGTGAATCCCACCCCAGGCGCACGTCGCCCACCGAGGCCTGCAGCACATTCATGCCTCGGGTCGGCACCAGCGAAAGCTTCATCTGCCCGTTGTCGATATCGACGATGCTGACCCCTTCCTGGCGGCCGCCATGCAAGGTGCGCAAGGTCACGGAGAAGGGTTGCGCGGTCTTCAGACCCAACTGCTCGCTGGTGATATGCAGGTTTTCAGCGGCCTTGTCGGTGTCGAGCAGCACATAGTCCCAGGCCATGGCGTGGGAGGCGGCGGTCAGCGCGCCGAGGGTGACCAGCAGTTTGAGGGATGTCATGGAAGGGCTGCCTTTATTGGAGTTGTGCGGTTTTTATAGCGCTGAAGAATCGTTTCAGCAAGCTACAAATTCGCGATTGACCGCACAACTCCGCCACTGCCCGGCTTTGCCTTTCAGGCCTTGAATCCCAGGAGCAGGCCCGCCACTTCCATGACTTCCTGCAACGCAGCCCGGGCCGACTCGGGAGAAGCCCGCAGCAGCAGGTCATCGGTGTAGCCCATGGTCTGCGCAAGCAACTGCCGGGCCGCGCGCTGGGGGTTGGCGCAGTGAAACACCCCCGTCTCGACTCCATCGGCAATGATGCCGGCCAGCATTGCCTGCCACTGGCCATTGATCCTCAGGTAAGTCTCGGCCAGCTCGGCGTCGTGCATGGCTTCGTCCCAGGCATCGAGCCACAAGGCCCAGCCGTCTTCGGCACAATCGGGCAGACAGTCACGGATGAATCCTTGCAAAGCGTCCATCGGCGCCGCACCGCGCAGGGGCCCGCCCACCGCCTCCAATTGTTGATTGGCGAAATGGACGAAGGCTTCGCGGCGCAGCTCTTTGAAATCACTGAAGTAGTGATAAACGTGGCTGCGGGACAGGCCGGCATGCTCGGCCAGGTCCCGGGTGGAAACCTCGGCGAAACCTTTGCTGCGGAATAATTCCAGGGCGGCCTGGATGATCTGGTCTTTGCGGTCGTTACGCGACATGGGCAATCGGGCCTCTTGGCGCCGGGATGGACGGCGCTTGCATTTTGAGCGATCGCTCAAAGATAATTGAGCAGTCGCTCAATATTAACCCCAATCATTCTTGTGGTGCACTCATGCCCGCCGCTACCCCACTCATTGCCGTGGATCCAAAGCAGAAAATCGGCCAACAGTCCGCCGGCCAGACTCTCAAGGCCATAGCCAGGGCCTACCCGGGCAAGCTGTTCGGCACCCTGTCCCTGGTGGCCCTGGAGAACGCCCTGTTGCTGGCCTATCCGCTGTTCGCCGGCTTTGCCGTGGACTCGATCCTGAGCGGCGACGCCGCCCATGCGCTGATCTACGCCCTGGTGGTGCTGGGCTTCTGGGTGGTGGGCGCGGCGCGGCGGGCGGTGGACACCCGCACGTTCACCCGCATCTACGCCGACCTCGCGGTGCCGGTGATCCTCAACCAGCGCCTGCAACAGCAGGACACGTCCACCGCCGCGGCGCGGGTGGTGCTGGCCCGGGAGTTCGTCGACTTCTTCGAAAAGCACGTGCCGACCATCGCCACGGCCCTGGTGTCGATCGTCGGCGCAGCGGTGATGCTGCTGGTGATCGAACCCTGGATCGGCCTCGCCTGCCTCACGGCGCTGTTGCTGTGCGTGACCCTGCTGCCGCGTTTTGCCCGCCGCAACCAGCAACTGCACGAGCGCCTGAACAACCGGCTGGAAAAGGAAATCGGCCTGGTGGCCAAGGTCGGTGCCGTCTCGCTACAGCGCCACTATCGCCTGCTGTCGCGGCTGCGCATCGGCCTCTCGGACCGGGAAGCGACGGCCTATCTGTTCCTTGGTGCGGTCGCCGCGCTGCTGTTCGTCATCGCCATCAGCCAGCTGGCGCTGGCACCCGAGGTCAAGGCCGGCCACGTGTATGCGGTGATGACTTACCTGTGGACCTTCGTCAGCAGCGTCGATGAGGCGCCCACCATGGTCGACCAGCTGGCGCGCCTGCGGGATATCGGCAAGCGCGTGGATCCGGGCCTGGCTGAGTCAGCCGAGCCCCGCTGAGCCCCGGCACAGCCGGCTGGGCCAGATCAGCGGAAGCGGTCGACCTCCTGGCGCAGGTCGGCGGCCAGGGTTTCCAGCTCACGGGCGGTGAGCGCCAGGTTGGACACCACTTCACGCTGCTCGCTGTTGGCCTGGGCAATGCTCTGCAGGTTGCTGCTGAGCACCGTGGCGGTGCTGCTCTGTTCCTGAGTCGCGGTGGTGATGGCGGCGAACTGTTCACCGGCGCTGCGGCTCTGCTCGTCGATCAGGGCCAGGGCCGAGGCGACATTGGCGTTGCGCGACAAGCCTTCCTGCATCAGGCGGTTGCCCTGTTCCATGGTTTCGATGGCGTTGCCGGTTTCCTGCTGGATGCTGTTGATCATCTGCGAGATTTCATCAGTGGCCTCGCGGGTGCGCGACGCCAGGTTGCGCACCTCATCGGCGACCACAGCAAACCCGCGCCCCTGCTCGCCGGCACGCGCGGCCTCGATGGCGGCGTTGAGGGCCAGCAGGTTGGTCTGATCGGCAATGGCGGTGATCACCCCGACAATCCCGCCAATCTCCTGGGAACGCTGGCCCAGGGTATTGATCACCGTGGCCGTGCTGTTGAGGGCCCCGGCAATCTGCTCCAGGGACGCCGAAGCCTGCTGCATGGATTCGAGGCCGATATGGGTCTGCTCGGCGTTTTCCTGAGCCAGACGCTGGGTGCTGCCCATGTTGTCGGCGATGTTCAGCGAAGTGGCGCTGAACTGCTCCACCGCCCCGGCCATGCTGGTGATCTCGCCGGACTGCTGCTCCATGCCTTCATAGGCGCCGCTGGACAGACCGGACAAGGCCTGGGCCCGGCCATTGACCTCGGCAGCGGAACGGCGAATGTGCTCGACCATGGTCGACAGGGCTTCGCCCATCTGGTTGAAGCTGCGGGCCAGCTGGCTGATTTCGTCATGGCTGGAGACATTCAGCCGCGCGCTCAGGTCGCCGCCCCCCAGGGCCTGGGCCTGGCGCACCAGATCGCTCAGGGGCGCCAGCTTGCTGCGCAGCAGCCAGACCGTGGCCCCCACCGCCAGCAGCATCGCCAGCAGGCTGCCGATCACCAGGCGAATCCCCACGCTCCAGGTCACCGCACGGATCTCGGCCTTGGGCATGCTGGCCACCACCGACCAGGGACCACCGGCAAACGGCACCGCCAGGCTGTAGAAGTCCTCGCCCTGATCGCTCCAGAAGCGGCCCTTGCCCGGTTCCTTCGCCGCGGTGGCCATGACCTGCGCAGCCTGGTCCAGCCCCTGCACACCGGCCGGCGGCACCAGCCACTTGTCCTGCTCGTCGAGCAGGGCCAGGGAACCGCTCTGGCCGATGCGAAAACGCTTGAGATTGTCGAACTGGGCATTCTGCGCATCGGTGTAATCGAAACCGACAAACAGCACCGCGATGACCTTGCCGCCGCGATCCATCACCGGGGTGTACTGGGTCATGTAGAAGCGTTCAAAGAGCAGGGCGCGACCGACATAGCCCTGGCCCGCCATGAGTTTCTGATAGGCCGGGTGGGCATGATCGAGCAAGGTGCCGATGGCCCGGCTGCCGTCCTGCTTGCTCAGGGAGGTACTGACCCGGATGAAGTCATCGCCGCTGCGCACGAACAGGGTCGCCACCCCGGCAGTCATCTGCTTGAACTCGTCCACTTCCTCGAAGTTGTTGTTGAGCACCACGTCCCCCAGGTGCAGGCCCGGGGTCTGGACCCCGGCCACACTCACCGGTTGCTCGGGGTGCAGGCTCAGGCCGCCGCTGAAGCGGTTTTCGAACAGGCCGCTCAGGCGCTGGGTGCTCTCGCGCAGGCTGCCGTGGAAGGTGTTGAGCTGGTCCGCCAACAGCCGCGCCTCGCTGGCCAGGTGCTCTTCCCGGGTATCGAGGTTCGCCGAATCCAGTGAGCGCAGGGCAAACAGGGTGCTGCCACTGATGACCAGGGCAAGAATCAGGGCAAGGGCAAGCCCAAGCTGGGAGGCTATGCGGGCACGGGGTTGGGACATGATGGCTCCTTGCCGAGAAGGCGGATCATCCTGATCGGTCAGCACGCTCGGCAGTCATAATTCTAGGATTTTTAGTAATTTAGGACCTTCCTGAACGCTGGTTCCATAACCCATGGATTCGGCGGCGCCGGCAAATACTTGAGCGCCTTGCAAGGATATCTGCGCGCCCCCGCCGGCCGGGCACTGCATCGTTTCAGCCGAGGCGCTCTACCTCGGGCAATTGCATGGCCTGGACCTCGCCCTGGAGAAAGTCGCTGAGGCGACGCAAACGTTCGCCTCCCGGCCGGGTCTTGGGCCACACCAGGTAATAGTTCAAGCCACTGGCGACGGCGGTCGGCCAGGGCAGGCTCAAGCGACCCTGAGCCACATCTTCGGCCACCATCAGCAGATCACCCATGGACACGCCGTAACCCCGAGCCGCCGCAATCATCCCCAGCTCCAGGGTGTCGAACACCTGCCCGCCCTTGAGCGAGACCTGATCGGTGAGCCCCATGTGCTCCAGCCAGCTGCGCCAGTCACGGCGGTCCGGCGTGGGGTGCAAGAGCTCGGTGGCCGCCAGCCGCGCCACATCCCAGGGCTGGTCGTTGAGCAGGTTCGGCGCCCCCACCGGGATCAACAGCTCGGGGAACAGGTAGCTGGCTTCCCAGTCCGGGGGAAAGTGGCCATTGCTCAGCAACACCGCGCAGTCGAAGGGTTCCTGGTTGAAATCCACCGAGTCCACGTCCATCCAGGCGCTGGTGAGCTGTACCTCGTTGCCCGGCTGCAGGTGGCGGAAGCGGCTGAGACGCGCCAGCAGCCAGCGCATGGTCAGGGTCGAGGGCGCCTTCATGCGCAGGATGCCGTCTTCGGCGCGCAGGGTATTGCAGGCCCGTTCCAGCGCGCCGAAGCCTTCACGGATGCCCGGCAACAGCAGGCGCGCCGCCTCGGTCAGTTGCAGGTTGCGCCCGCTGCGCTGGAACAGTCGGCAGGCGAAATGCTCCTCCAGGGTGCGGATATGCCGGCTGACGGCGCTTTGGGTAATCGACAGCTCTTCGGCGGCACGGGTGAACGAGCTGTGGCGTGCCGCCGCTTCAAAGGCACGCAGGGCATACAGAGGAGGCAGACGACGAGACATGGATGTGCTCCGGACAACACCAGGGCGCCAGACTGGCAGAAAATGGCTTCGCATGAGTTTTTATCATGCCAGCAAGTATTTTTATCCTTTTGTGCTATGCGCTGTAAGCACCGAGAATCAGCGCTCTTCCCGAATTTTCAAGAATCGAGCCTGATGACCATGCAGCATCCAGCACGCACCGAACTCTGGGCCATCCTGCGGCTGGCGGGGCCGTTGATCGCCTCGCAACTGGCGCACATGCTGATGGTCCTCACCGACACCCTGATGATGGCCCGCATCAGCCCGCAAGCCTTGGCCGGCGGCGGCCTGGGCGCCGCCAGCTATTCCTTTGTCTCGATTTTCTGCATCGGCGTGATTGCCGCGGTAGGCACCCTGGTGGCGATTCGTCAGGGCGCCGGAGACATCGAGGGCGCCGCGCGCCTGACCCAGGCGGGACTGTGGCTGGCCTGGATCATGGCCCTGGTCGCCGGCCTGCTGCTGTGGAACCTCAAACCGCTGTTGTTGCTGTTCGGCCAGACCCCGAGCAACGTCCAGGCCGCCGGCCAGTTCCTGCTGATCCTGCCATTTGCCCTGCCCGGCTACCTGAGTTTCATGGCCCTGCGCGGCTTCACCAGCGCCATTGGCCGGGCAACCCCGGTGATGGTCATCAGCCTGGCGGGGACGGTGGCCAACTTCCTGCTCAACTATGCGTTGATCACCGGCATGTTCGGCCTGCCGAAACTGGGCTTGGTGGGGATCGGCCTGGTGACTGCCATCGTCGCCAACTGCATGGCCCTGGCCCTGGCCTGGCACATCAAGTGCCATCCGGCCTACGCCGCCTACCCGCTGCGCCGGGGCCTGGCCCGCTTGAATACCCGGTACCTGCGGGAGCTGTGGCGCCTGGGCCTGCCCATTGGCGGCACCTATGCCGTGGAAGTCGGGTTGTTCGCCTTTGCTGCGCTGTGCATGGGCACCATGGGCAGCACCCAGTTGGCGGCGCACCAGATCGCCCTGCAGATCGTGTCAGTGGCGTTCATGGTGCCGGCGGGTATCTCCTACGCCATCACCATGCGCATCGGCCAGCATTACGGCGCCGGGCAACTGCCCGATGCGCGGCTGGCCGGGCGGGTGGGCATCGCCTTCGGCGCGGTGGCGATGCTCGGGTTCGCCATGGTCTTCTGGCTGCTGCCCAACCAACTGATCGGGCTGTTCCTCGACCACAACGACCCGGCGTTCGCCGAGGTGATCCGACTGGCGGTGAGTCTGCTGGCGGTGGCGGCCTGGTTCGAGCTGTTCGATGGCACCCAGACCATTGCCATGGGCGCGATTCGCGGCCTAAAGGACGCCAAGACCACCTTCCTGGTGGGGCTGGGCTGCTACTGGCTGATCGGCGCGCCCGCGGCCTGGCTGATGGCCTTTACCCTGGGCTGGGGACCGACCGGTGTCTGGTGGGGACTGGCCCTGGGCCTGGCCTGTGCGGCCATCAGCCTGACCCTGGCGTTCGAATGGCGGATGCACCGCATGATCAAGCGCGAGCCCCGCGTCACGACCGCGAGCCTGCCGGCCGGCGCGGCGGAGTGACAGGCGCCGCGCACCGCCGGCCATGGCGGTGAAGCGGCGCCTCAGGCCCTGCCGTCCTGCAACGACTGCTGGCTGCTGCCGAAGGTCAGGTAATCCATCAGTTGCGCCAGGGGCAACGGCTTGCTGATCAGGTAGCCCTGGACCTGATCGCAGCCAAAGCCCCGCAGCAGCGCCAGTTGCTCTGCGGTTTCCACCCCTTCGGCCACCACATCCAGGTTGAGGTTGTGGGCCAGGTTGATCATGGCGTGTACCAGCTTGCGGTTCTCCTCCCGCTGCTCCATGCCGCCGACAAAGCTCCGGTCGACCTTGAGCAGGGTGATCGGCAGGCTGTTGAGGTGGACGAAGGAGGAAAACCCGGTGCCGAAGTCGTCCAGGGAAAAACGCACCCCCAGGCGCCCGAGGGCATCCATGGTCTGCTTCACCAGATCGCTGCGGCGCATCACTGCGGTTTCCGTCAGTTCGAACTCCAGCCACTGCGCCTCGACGCCGCGTTCGGCAATCAGCCGGCTCAGGGTCGACAGCAACTGACTGTCCTGGAACTGGCGGAACGACAGGTTGACCGCCATGTGCAGCGGCGGCAGCCCGCGCTCGCGCAGGGCCTGCATGTCGCGCAGGGCCCGGGAAATCACCCAGTAGCCCAGGGGCACGATCAGCCCGCTCTGCTCGGCCAGCGGCACGAACTCGCTGGGGGGCAGCAAGCCGCGCTCGCCGTGGCGCCAGCGCACCAGGGCTTCGAGGCCGACGATCTTGCCATCGTGCAGGTTCAACCGGGGCTGGTAGTGCAGCTCCAGCTCGTCACGGCGCAGGGCCCGGCGCAGTTCGCTTTCCAGGTCGGCGAGGCTGCGGGCATTGCGGTTGATCCGCTCGTTGAAGATGTGAAAGGTGCAGCCCTGGGTGCTCTTGGCCTGCTGCATGGCGATGTGCGCATGCCACATCAGCGGGTCGGCGCCGGCATTGGCCCGGGCATGGGCAATCCCCAGGCTGCAGCCGATCAACAGGCTTTCACCGTCGACCCAGTAGGGTTCGGCCATGGCTTCGGTGATGCGCTCGGCCATCCACTCGGCACGCTGGGGAGCGCGGCGGGTGTCGATGAGCAAGGCGAATTCGTCGCTGCCCAGACGGGCCAGTTGATCACCGGCCTCCAATTGGCTCTTGAGCCGCGACACCACCTGCAGGATCAGGCGGTCACCGGCCTGATGACCGAGGGCATCGTTGGCGTGGCGAAAGTTGTCCAGGTCCAGATGCCCCAGGGCCAGGCCGCGACCGTCGTTTTCCGCCAGGCGCGCGGCCAGCAGGGTCTGGAAGCCCTGGCGGTTGGCGATGCCGGTCAGGGGGTCCTGCTCGGCCAGGCGCTGCAGCGTGGTTTCCAGCACGCCGCGTTCGCGCACATGGCGCAGGCAGCGGCGCAAGGCATCGGTGCTCAGGCAGGAACCCACCAACCAATCGCTGACGCCCACCGGGGCCACTTCGGGCTCCTGGTCCAGCAACAGAATGGTCGGCAGGCTGCAACGCCCGGGGCCGGGCTGCAGTTGGGCAATGGTCAACAAGACCGCATTGCGGTCGTCTTCAAACAAACGGCTGACCGACTCCCAGCTGGGAGCGCTGATCAATACCACCGAGTCTCCCAACGGAGCGACACACTCGCGCAACAACGCTGTCCACACAGGCTCTTCGGCCAGTAGCAGCAAACGCAAGGGTTCGACAGGCTTAGACAAGCTAGCTCCCTAGACTCTGCAAAATAAGTTGGCGGCGGGCATTATGGCGCGCGAATAAACAATAACAAATGGTATTGATTATCATGCGCAATTTCTTGTACCGCTCTAACTCGAACATTAGGCGCATATTCAGCGAGCATCCTGAGGGAAAGTATCAAAACCGGCAAATTTAGATCGCGTTGTGCGTCACAAGTCGGAGACAGCAGCAGAATCCGTCCAGCCTGTTAAAATGCCCGCCCTTTTCGCAACCGATCTCCTTTTACTGTCATGTCCCGACTCAATCCCCGGCAGCAAGAAGCCGTGAACTATGTCGGCGGCCCTCTTTTGGTGCTCGCCGGTGCAGGCTCCGGCAAGACCAGCGTGATCACCCGCAAGATCGCGCACCTGATCCAGAACTGTGGTATCCGCGCCCAGTACATTGTCGCCATGACCTTTACCAACAAGGCCGCGCGAGAAATGAAGGAACGGGTCGGCACCCTGCTGCGCGCCGGCGAAGGCCGCGGCCTCACGGTGTCGACCTTCCACAACCTGGGCCTGAACATCATCCGCAAGGAGCATGCGCGGCTGGGCTACAAGCCGGGCTTCTCGATCTTCGACGAAACCGACGTCAAGGCCCTGATGACCGACATCATGCAGAAGGAGTACTCCGGGGACGACGGCGTCGACGAGATCAAGAACATGATCGGCGCGTGGAAGAACGACCTGATCCTGCCGGCCCAAGCCCTGGAGAATGCCCGCAACCCCAAGGAACAGACCGCAGCCATCGTCTACACCCACTACCAGCGCACGCTCAAGGCGTTCAACGCGGTGGACTTCGACGACCTGATCCTGCTGCCGGTGAAGCTGTTCGAAGAACACGCCGACATCCTGGAGAAATGGCAGAACAAGGTGCGCTACCTGCTGGTGGACGAATACCAGGACACCAACGCCAGCCAGTACCTGCTGGTGAAAATGCTCATCGGCAAGCGCAACCAGTTCACCGTGGTGGGCGACGACGACCAGTCGATCTACGCCTGGCGCGGCGCGCGGCCGGAAAACCTGATGCTGCTCAAGGACGACTACCCGTCGCTGAAGGTGGTGATGCTGGAGCAGAACTACCGCTCCACCAGCCGCATCCTGCGCTGCGCCAACGTGCTGATCTCCAACAACCCCCACGAGTTCGAAAAGCAGCTGTGGAGCGAGATGGGCCACGGCGACGAGATCCGCGTGATCCGCTGCCGCAACGAAGACGCCGAGGCCGAGCGAGTGGCCATGGAGATCCTCAGCCTGCACCTGCGCACCGACCGGCCCTACAGCGATTTCGCCATCCTTTACCGGGGCAACTACCAGGCCAAGCTGATCGAACTCAAGCTGCAGCACCATCAGGTGCCCTATCGCCTGTCCGGCGGCAACAGCTTCTTCGGACGCCAGGAAGTCAAGGACCTGATGGCCTACTTCCGCCTGATCGTGAACCCGGACGATGACAACGCCTTCCTGCGGGTGATCAACGTGCCGCGCCGGGAAATCGGCTCCACGACCCTGGAAAAACTCGGCAACTACGCCACCGAACGCAAGATCTCGATGTACGCCGCCACCGACGAGATCGGCCTGGGCGAACACCTGGACAGCCGCTTTACCGATCGCCTGGCGCGCTTCAAGCGCTTCATGGACCGGGTCCGTGAACAATGCGCTGGCGAAGACCCGATCTCCGCCCTGCGCAGCATGGTCATGGACATCGACTACGAGAACTGGCTGCGCACCAACAGCTCCAGCGACAAGGCCGCGGACTACCGGATGGGCAACGTCTGGTTCCTGATCGAGGCCTTGAAGAACACCCTGGAAAAAGACGAAGACGGCGAAATGACCGTCGAGGACGCCATCGGCAAGCTGGTCCTGCGGGACATGCTGGAACGCCAGCAGGAAGAGGAAGAAGGCGCCGAGGGTGTTCAGATGATGACCTTGCATGCCTCCAAGGGCCTGGAGTTTCCCTACGTGTTCATCATGGGCATGGAAGAGGAAATCCTTCCCCACCGCTCCAGCATCGAAGCCGACACCATCGAGGAAGAACGCCGCCTGGCCTACGTGGGCATCACCCGCGCCCGCCAGACCCTGGCCTTCACCTTTGCCGCCAAGCGCAAGCAATACGGTGAAATCATCGACTGCGCGCCCAGCCGCTTCCTCGATGAACTGCCCCCGGACGATCTCGCCTGGGAAGGTAACGACGACACGCCGACCGAAGTCAAAGCCGTTCGCG
This genomic stretch from Pseudomonas sp. Os17 harbors:
- the rep gene encoding DNA helicase Rep translates to MSRLNPRQQEAVNYVGGPLLVLAGAGSGKTSVITRKIAHLIQNCGIRAQYIVAMTFTNKAAREMKERVGTLLRAGEGRGLTVSTFHNLGLNIIRKEHARLGYKPGFSIFDETDVKALMTDIMQKEYSGDDGVDEIKNMIGAWKNDLILPAQALENARNPKEQTAAIVYTHYQRTLKAFNAVDFDDLILLPVKLFEEHADILEKWQNKVRYLLVDEYQDTNASQYLLVKMLIGKRNQFTVVGDDDQSIYAWRGARPENLMLLKDDYPSLKVVMLEQNYRSTSRILRCANVLISNNPHEFEKQLWSEMGHGDEIRVIRCRNEDAEAERVAMEILSLHLRTDRPYSDFAILYRGNYQAKLIELKLQHHQVPYRLSGGNSFFGRQEVKDLMAYFRLIVNPDDDNAFLRVINVPRREIGSTTLEKLGNYATERKISMYAATDEIGLGEHLDSRFTDRLARFKRFMDRVREQCAGEDPISALRSMVMDIDYENWLRTNSSSDKAADYRMGNVWFLIEALKNTLEKDEDGEMTVEDAIGKLVLRDMLERQQEEEEGAEGVQMMTLHASKGLEFPYVFIMGMEEEILPHRSSIEADTIEEERRLAYVGITRARQTLAFTFAAKRKQYGEIIDCAPSRFLDELPPDDLAWEGNDDTPTEVKAVRGNSALADIRAMLKR